One region of Zingiber officinale cultivar Zhangliang chromosome 7B, Zo_v1.1, whole genome shotgun sequence genomic DNA includes:
- the LOC122005446 gene encoding zinc finger CCCH domain-containing protein 33-like, which translates to MCSGPRKVSPSAGGDPKHPPVDDNVMLLLELAASDAVSAFKQAVEEEGWPLDAAAPWYVRSPGRGMGYQQRTPLMIAALYGSIAVIDYILATRPAEAARSAASDGATALHCSAAGGAPSSLEVVKLLIGASAEAVDVLDASGNRAGDVIARQFSSSVAKSLEVVLKASCCPRVSSPSKEEAAKQGEKKEYPLDLTLPDIKTGIYGTDEFRMYTFKIKPCSRAYSHDWTECPFVHPGENARRRDPRKFSYSCVPCPEFRKGSCRNGDSCEYAHGVFESWLHPAQYRTRLCKDETGCNRRVCFFAHKPEELRTVNPSAASVTGMVLPSPRSSSPGLSSLDMATALMLMQQPGSPMSPSASSPTSPWMNPSGGVKTPPSLQLPSSRLKASLSARDIDFDVDLLGLEGYQQLLIDEITKTSSPRATWGLNNLAAASRSSELSDMMGTVNPSLLTQLQGISMRQTAPQFQSPPGLQKHQSQHLSGFGGSLSSSPPVNATSSFGLDHTMVKAIMNSRASAFAKRSQSFIDRGASTVRPSTLSPITTPAADLADWGSPGGKLDWGIQGEELSKLRKSASFAFRGNQAASFGSASATTSAAPPSAMNEPDLSWVQSLVKDAPVEPIGQRFSATAGVQQNGYQLNGGGGKSSGGSDVFSPWAEEEIMA; encoded by the coding sequence ATGTGTAGCGGCCCCCGGAAAGTTTCTCCTTCGGCCGGCGGAGATCCGAAGCACCCTCCGGTGGACGACAATGTTATGCTGCTCCTAGAACTTGCTGCTTCAGATGCCGTCTCTGCCTTCAAGCAGGCAGTGGAGGAGGAGGGATGGCCGCTCGATGCCGCCGCTCCCTGGTACGTACGTTCTCCCGGTCGAGGGATGGGCTACCAGCAGCGTACGCCGCTCATGATCGCGGCCCTCTATGGAAGCATCGCTGTCATCGACTATATCCTCGCCACACGCCCTGCCGAGGCCGCCCGGAGCGCTGCATCTGACGGCGCCACCGCTCTCCACTGTTCCGCGGCCGGCGGTGCCCCCTCTTCTCTTGAGGTAGTCAAGCTCCTGATCGGAGCCTCCGCGGAGGCCGTCGATGTGCTCGATGCCAGTGGCAACCGTGCTGGGGACGTCATCGCCCGGCAGTTCTCTAGCAGCGTGGCTAAATCGCTTGAAGTCGTCTTAAAGGCCTCGTGTTGCCCTAGGGTTTCATCGCCGAGCAAAGAAGAGGCGGCTAAACAAGGAGAGAAGAAGGAATACCCGCTGGATTTGACGCTTCCGGACATCAAGACCGGGATCTACGGAACTGACGAGTTCCGGATGTATACGTTCAAGATCAAGCCCTGCTCTCGCGCTTATTCTCACGATTGGACGGAGTGCCCCTTCGTCCACCCCGGGGAGAATGCCCGGCGCCGAGACCCACGGAAGTTTTCATACAGCTGCGTGCCATGCCCTGAGTTCCGCAAGGGATCTTGCCGTAACGGCGATTCCTGCGAGTACGCTCATGGCGTGTTCGAGAGTTGGCTCCACCCAGCACAGTATCGGACTCGACTGTGCAAGGATGAGACCGGTTGCAATCGTCGGGTTTGCTTCTTCGCCCACAAACCCGAAGAGCTTCGGACCGTGAATCCCTCGGCGGCATCAGTTACTGGCATGGTATTGCCCTCGCCGCGTTCGTCGTCCCCAGGACTCTCTTCTCTGGACATGGCCACGGCCTTGATGCTGATGCAGCAGCCTGGCTCGCCCATGTCTCCCTCAGCTTCGTCGCCTACATCACCGTGGATGAATCCGTCCGGCGGCGTCAAGACGCCTCCATCATTACAGTTACCTAGCAGCAGGCTGAAGGCTTCCCTGAGTGCCAGGGACATTGATTTCGATGTTGATTTACTTGGATTGGAAGGATATCAACAGCTGCTCATCGACGAAATCACCAAAACTTCCTCACCCCGTGCGACCTGGGGCTTGAACAACTTAGCAGCAGCATCTCGCTCCTCCGAACTCAGCGATATGATGGGGACTGTAAATCCATCGCTGCTAACTCAGTTGCAGGGCATCTCCATGAGGCAAACAGCTCCTCAATTCCAATCCCCTCCCGGTCTCCAGAAGCACCAGTCGCAGCATCTCTCTGGATTCGGTGGCAGCCTGTCTTCATCCCCGCCGGTGAACGCAACATCATCCTTCGGCCTCGACCACACCATGGTGAAAGCCATCATGAACTCGAGGGCTTCTGCTTTTGCCAAGCGCAGCCAGAGCTTCATCGATCGCGGCGCATCTACTGTTCGCCCGTCGACGCTTTCCCCAATCACGACTCCTGCGGCAGATCTTGCCGATTGGGGCTCGCCGGGCGGGAAACTCGATTGGGGCATCCAAGGAGAGGAACTGTCCAAGCTGAGGAAATCTGCCTCCTTTGCCTTCCGCGGCAACCAAGCCGCCTCCTTTGGAAGTGCCTCTGCCACCACTTCAGCCGCCCCACCGTCTGCTATGAATGAACCCGACTTGTCCTGGGTGCAGTCTCTGGTGAAGGATGCTCCTGTTGAACCAATCGGACAGAGATTCTCCGCTACCGCCGGCGTGCAGCAAAATGGCTACCAACTCAACGGTGGCGGAGGCAAGAGCAGCGGTGGCAGCGATGTCTTCTCTCCATGGGCGGAGGAGGAGATCATGGCGTAA